The Actinomadura sp. WMMB 499 genome includes a window with the following:
- a CDS encoding phosphoketolase has translation MAHDDEVRRLDAYWRAANYLSVGQIYLLDNPLLREPLRRGHVKPRLLGHWGTTPGLNFCYAHLNRVIRARDLDMIYVMGPGHGGPAAVANAWLEGTYSEVYPDVSFDERGMRRLFRQFSFPGGVPSHVAPETPGSIHEGGELGYSLAHAFGAAFDNPDLVVACIVGDGEAETGPLAASWHSNKFLDPVRDGAVLPILHLNGYKIANPAVLARIPEEELVQLLDGYGYHPLLVAGDEPASMHRKMAAALDQALDEIADIQRAAREHGAAERRRWPMIVLRSPKGWTGPKEVDGKPVENTWRSHQVPLPGVADDPAHLEQLERWLRSYRPEELFDADGRPVAELRGLAPDGERRMSANPHANGGTLLKPLVLPDFRDYAVQIGKPGTTTAEPTRTLGTYLRDVIRANPTNFRVMGADETQSNRLGEVFEATDRVFEGARLPTDEHQAAHGRVMEVLSEHLCQGWLEGYLLTGRHGLFNSYEAFVHIVDAMFNQHAKWLKVTRHLPWRRPIASLNYLLSSHVWRQDHNGFTHQDPGFLDVVMNKKPELVRVYLPPDANTLLSVGDHCLRSRDYVNVVVAGKQPALNWLTMDEAVAHATRGIGIWEWASSDGGADPDVVMACAGDVPTLETLAAVDELRQTFPELRVRVVNVVDLMRLLPPTEHPHGLPDAEFDALFTTDKPIIFAFHGYPWLIHRLAYRRNGHPNLHVRGYKEEGTTTTPFDMVMLNDLDRFHLVMDVIDRVPSLGGRVAHVRQRMADHRLALRAHTREHGEDAPEIREWTWSY, from the coding sequence ATGGCACACGATGATGAGGTCCGGCGGCTCGACGCCTACTGGCGGGCCGCGAACTACCTGTCGGTCGGGCAGATCTACCTGCTGGACAACCCGCTGCTGCGCGAGCCGCTGCGGCGCGGGCACGTCAAGCCGCGGCTGCTCGGGCACTGGGGCACCACGCCCGGCCTGAACTTCTGCTACGCGCACCTGAACCGGGTGATCCGCGCCCGCGACCTCGACATGATCTACGTCATGGGGCCGGGGCACGGCGGCCCGGCGGCGGTCGCGAACGCGTGGCTGGAGGGCACCTACAGCGAGGTGTATCCGGACGTGTCGTTCGACGAGCGCGGGATGCGGCGGCTGTTCCGGCAGTTCTCCTTCCCCGGCGGCGTGCCGTCGCACGTGGCGCCGGAGACGCCCGGCTCGATCCACGAGGGCGGGGAACTCGGGTACTCGCTGGCGCACGCGTTCGGTGCCGCGTTCGACAACCCCGATCTGGTCGTGGCGTGCATCGTCGGGGACGGCGAGGCCGAGACGGGCCCGCTGGCGGCGAGCTGGCACTCGAACAAGTTCCTCGACCCGGTGCGGGACGGGGCGGTGCTGCCGATCCTGCACCTCAACGGCTACAAGATCGCGAACCCGGCGGTGCTCGCGCGGATCCCCGAGGAGGAGCTCGTCCAGCTCCTGGACGGCTACGGCTACCATCCGCTGCTGGTGGCCGGGGACGAGCCCGCGTCCATGCACCGCAAGATGGCCGCCGCGCTCGACCAGGCGCTCGACGAGATCGCCGACATCCAGCGCGCGGCCCGCGAGCACGGTGCGGCGGAGCGCCGGCGCTGGCCCATGATCGTCCTGCGGTCGCCCAAGGGCTGGACGGGCCCGAAGGAGGTGGACGGGAAGCCGGTCGAGAACACGTGGCGCTCGCACCAGGTCCCGCTGCCCGGCGTCGCCGACGACCCCGCGCACCTGGAGCAGCTCGAACGGTGGCTGCGCTCGTACCGTCCCGAGGAGCTGTTCGACGCGGACGGCCGTCCCGTCGCCGAGCTGCGCGGGCTCGCGCCGGACGGGGAGCGGCGGATGAGCGCGAACCCGCACGCCAACGGGGGGACGCTGCTCAAACCGCTCGTCCTGCCCGACTTCCGCGACTACGCGGTGCAGATCGGCAAGCCGGGCACGACGACCGCCGAACCGACCCGGACGCTCGGGACGTACCTCCGCGACGTGATCCGGGCCAACCCGACGAACTTCCGCGTCATGGGCGCGGACGAGACGCAGTCGAACCGGCTCGGCGAGGTGTTCGAGGCCACCGACCGGGTGTTCGAGGGCGCCCGGCTGCCGACCGACGAGCACCAGGCGGCGCACGGCCGCGTCATGGAGGTGCTGAGCGAGCACCTGTGCCAGGGCTGGCTCGAGGGGTACCTGCTGACCGGACGGCACGGGCTGTTCAACTCCTACGAGGCGTTCGTCCACATCGTCGACGCGATGTTCAACCAGCACGCCAAGTGGCTGAAGGTGACCCGGCACCTGCCGTGGCGGCGTCCGATCGCGTCGCTGAACTACCTGCTGTCGTCGCACGTGTGGCGGCAGGACCACAACGGCTTCACCCACCAGGACCCCGGCTTCCTCGACGTGGTGATGAACAAGAAGCCCGAGCTCGTCCGGGTGTACCTGCCGCCGGACGCCAACACCCTGCTGTCGGTCGGCGACCACTGCCTCCGCTCCCGCGACTACGTGAACGTGGTCGTCGCCGGGAAGCAGCCCGCGCTGAACTGGCTGACGATGGACGAGGCCGTCGCGCACGCCACCCGCGGCATCGGCATCTGGGAGTGGGCCTCCAGTGACGGCGGCGCCGACCCCGACGTCGTCATGGCGTGCGCCGGGGACGTCCCGACGCTGGAGACGCTCGCGGCCGTGGACGAGCTGCGGCAGACGTTCCCCGAACTGCGCGTCCGCGTGGTGAACGTGGTCGACCTGATGCGGCTGCTCCCGCCCACCGAGCACCCGCACGGGCTGCCGGACGCCGAGTTCGACGCGCTGTTCACCACCGACAAGCCGATCATCTTCGCGTTCCACGGCTACCCGTGGCTGATCCACCGGCTCGCCTACCGCCGCAACGGGCACCCGAACCTGCACGTCCGGGGCTACAAGGAGGAGGGCACCACCACGACGCCGTTCGACATGGTGATGCTGAACGACCTCGACCGGTTCCACCTGGTCATGGACGTCATCGACCGGGTGCCCTCGCTCGGCGGGCGGGTCGCGCACGTCCGGCAGCGGATGGCCGACCACCGGCTCGCGCTGCGCGCCCACACCCGCGAGCACGGCGAGGACGCCCCCGAGATCCGCGAATGGACGTGGTCGTACTGA
- a CDS encoding AAA family ATPase has translation MRLPEHLELLLTDEPVLDVYAHGPWRVPDGLFEEIAGRVDALAADPRAAELTTDEHKLLTLPASLITAEIFGILAFLPGGGAIKAGSRSQLPERLLHRHLVNPGPLSNRMARWDAPGGRWRPPVDWLVEAPDRKLAIELARDCLAALEGIEPLEERRAALLRLYDDPPPCDVNLPKMELRELWHRHADESILRAVPELQGPVGYLDWVCGGLLAAHRTLLAAAPRDETPEVHLVHLLLQGSMEHVPAELAAALGEDAYHELLGRFPGERRGFKPGAWQERTRAWLAQALVAGAADACRAWLDMSMRFIAIVQGLPGDPWFPKAEWIPVGQFQTDLRRLFAPRRRIVNPLTETLGEPAGRDGAPRPRRPDLTSTLVGQPEAAAALDELSRGTAAVRLLLAGPDGTGKRDAAQELGRSLALGRDPLWLTDNLFAGQRLSDAVARLHADARECAADRLLIIEGLDEILTDPGNGEALSAELHRLLAVHPELNLVALCDAGGDERIREINPALPLGFRIARTHPFTAAGHAELFRRALVPLGARATRQAAEAAGELLAATPPMQSLRNARLAPHLAAEIVAALRARSADAELVVRKGDVPAVLDTARTTGDPLAELRDLTGLDTVKHEIALLVAGTEAARLRSESGLRVTPPTRHMVFTGNPGTGKTMVARLLGRIYKRLGVLSSGHLVEASRAHLVGEYIGQTAPRTRRLVERAIGGVLFIDEAYTLTQSPLKGDYGHEAIAELVKLMEDHREDLVVVVAGYQQEMAEFLAANPGLDSRFPKQIHFPDYSDDELISVFGQLADADGFRLAAGTGDVLRTMLRRAPRGPSFGNGRLMRNMLDVAVANQADRVATAALGDGDTPATTPSRDELVTLTADDLPPLLEHPEEFYGLYL, from the coding sequence TTGCGGCTGCCGGAGCATCTGGAGCTACTGCTCACCGACGAGCCGGTCCTCGACGTCTACGCGCACGGTCCCTGGCGGGTGCCGGACGGGCTGTTCGAGGAGATCGCCGGGCGCGTCGACGCGCTCGCCGCCGACCCGCGCGCCGCCGAGCTGACCACCGACGAGCACAAGCTGCTGACGCTCCCCGCGTCGCTGATCACCGCGGAGATCTTCGGGATCCTGGCGTTCCTGCCCGGCGGCGGCGCGATCAAGGCCGGTTCCCGGTCGCAGCTCCCGGAGCGGCTGCTGCACCGGCACCTGGTGAACCCCGGCCCGCTCAGCAACCGGATGGCCCGGTGGGACGCGCCCGGCGGCCGGTGGCGCCCGCCGGTCGACTGGCTGGTCGAGGCGCCCGACCGCAAGCTGGCGATCGAGCTGGCGCGCGACTGCCTGGCCGCCCTGGAGGGCATCGAGCCCCTCGAGGAGCGCCGTGCGGCGCTGCTCCGGCTGTACGACGACCCGCCGCCGTGCGACGTGAACCTGCCCAAGATGGAGCTGCGCGAGCTCTGGCACCGGCACGCCGACGAGTCGATCCTGCGCGCCGTGCCCGAACTGCAGGGCCCCGTCGGCTACCTCGACTGGGTCTGCGGCGGGCTGCTCGCCGCGCACCGGACGCTCCTCGCCGCGGCCCCGCGGGACGAGACGCCCGAGGTCCACCTCGTCCACCTGCTGCTGCAGGGCAGCATGGAGCACGTCCCGGCGGAGCTGGCGGCGGCGCTCGGCGAGGACGCCTACCACGAGCTCCTCGGCCGGTTCCCCGGCGAGCGTCGCGGGTTCAAGCCGGGCGCCTGGCAGGAGCGGACGCGCGCGTGGCTCGCGCAGGCGCTCGTCGCCGGCGCGGCCGACGCGTGCCGCGCGTGGCTGGACATGTCGATGCGGTTCATCGCGATCGTCCAGGGCCTGCCGGGCGACCCGTGGTTCCCGAAGGCCGAGTGGATCCCCGTCGGGCAGTTCCAGACGGACCTGCGGCGCCTGTTCGCGCCGCGCCGCCGCATCGTCAACCCGCTCACCGAGACCCTCGGGGAACCCGCCGGACGGGACGGCGCGCCGCGCCCCCGGCGCCCGGACCTCACCTCGACGCTCGTCGGGCAGCCCGAGGCGGCGGCGGCGCTCGACGAGTTGTCGCGCGGCACCGCCGCCGTCCGGCTGCTGCTGGCCGGGCCGGACGGCACCGGCAAGCGGGACGCCGCGCAGGAGCTCGGCCGCTCCCTCGCGCTGGGCCGCGACCCGCTGTGGCTCACCGACAACCTGTTCGCCGGGCAGCGCCTCTCCGACGCCGTCGCCCGGCTGCACGCCGACGCCCGCGAGTGCGCGGCCGACCGGCTGCTGATCATCGAGGGCCTGGACGAGATCCTCACCGACCCCGGCAACGGCGAGGCGCTCTCCGCCGAACTCCACCGCCTCCTGGCCGTCCACCCCGAGCTGAACCTGGTGGCGCTGTGCGACGCGGGCGGCGACGAGCGCATCCGGGAGATCAACCCGGCGCTGCCGCTCGGGTTCCGGATCGCCCGCACCCACCCGTTCACCGCCGCCGGACACGCCGAGCTGTTCCGCCGCGCGCTCGTCCCGCTGGGCGCCCGCGCCACCCGGCAGGCGGCCGAGGCGGCGGGCGAGCTCCTCGCCGCGACCCCGCCGATGCAGTCGCTGCGCAACGCCCGCCTCGCCCCGCACCTGGCGGCCGAGATCGTCGCGGCCCTGCGCGCCCGCTCCGCCGACGCCGAACTCGTCGTCCGCAAGGGCGACGTCCCCGCGGTCCTGGACACCGCGCGCACCACCGGCGACCCGCTCGCCGAGCTGCGCGACCTGACGGGCCTCGACACGGTCAAGCACGAGATCGCGCTGCTGGTGGCGGGCACCGAGGCGGCCCGGCTGCGCAGCGAGTCGGGGCTGCGGGTGACGCCGCCGACCCGGCACATGGTGTTCACCGGCAACCCCGGCACCGGCAAGACGATGGTGGCGCGGCTCCTCGGCCGCATCTACAAGCGGCTCGGCGTGCTCTCCTCCGGCCACCTGGTGGAGGCGTCCCGCGCGCACCTGGTCGGCGAGTACATCGGGCAGACGGCGCCGCGCACCCGCCGGCTCGTGGAGCGCGCGATCGGCGGCGTCCTGTTCATCGACGAGGCCTACACCCTCACCCAGTCGCCGCTGAAGGGCGACTACGGGCACGAGGCCATCGCCGAGCTGGTGAAGCTGATGGAGGACCACCGCGAGGACCTCGTCGTCGTCGTGGCCGGATACCAGCAGGAGATGGCCGAGTTCCTCGCCGCCAACCCCGGCCTGGACTCGCGCTTCCCCAAGCAGATCCACTTCCCCGACTACAGCGACGACGAGCTGATCTCGGTGTTCGGCCAGCTCGCCGACGCCGACGGCTTCCGCCTCGCGGCCGGCACCGGCGACGTGCTCCGCACGATGCTGCGGCGCGCGCCCCGCGGACCGTCCTTCGGCAACGGGCGGCTGATGCGCAACATGCTCGACGTCGCGGTCGCGAACCAGGCCGACCGGGTCGCCACCGCCGCCCTCGGCGACGGCGACACCCCCGCCACCACCCCCTCGCGGGACGAGCTGGTCACGCTCACGGCCGACGACCTGCCGCCGCTGCTCGAGCACCCGGAAGAGTTCTACGGCCTCTACCTGTAA
- a CDS encoding serine hydrolase, with amino-acid sequence MTGAREVTGRIEAEFRAAGVTGHCHAVDVDTGRDVGVRAGEPVVLASVFKVPLLVAFHRRVAAGTLDPTERATLPAADRTSGPTGVSALLDDVRMSLRDLATLMITVSDNAAADFLLDRVGLAAVNAAAADLGLPGTFVAGGGREMLDLLFQDTGATSFGEVYARLEEPGAPARVRPLDPLRTSRSTPREMTRLLSLIWRDEAAPPAQCAAMRRMFGLQVWPHRLSSGFPFEDVVVSGKTGTLPTVRNEVGVVEYPDGGRYAVAVFTRTPVPLAVHPQGDAVIGTAARIAVEHLRGGPAG; translated from the coding sequence GTGACCGGCGCGCGCGAGGTGACCGGGCGGATCGAGGCGGAGTTCCGCGCGGCCGGGGTGACCGGGCACTGCCACGCCGTCGACGTCGACACCGGACGGGACGTCGGTGTCCGCGCGGGCGAACCCGTGGTGCTCGCCTCCGTGTTCAAGGTGCCGCTGCTGGTGGCGTTCCACCGGCGGGTCGCGGCCGGGACGCTCGACCCGACCGAGCGCGCGACGCTGCCCGCCGCCGACCGCACGTCCGGGCCGACGGGCGTGTCCGCGCTGCTCGACGACGTGCGGATGTCGCTGCGCGACCTGGCCACCCTGATGATCACGGTGAGCGACAACGCCGCCGCCGACTTCCTGCTCGACCGGGTCGGGCTGGCCGCGGTGAACGCGGCCGCCGCCGACCTCGGGCTGCCCGGCACGTTCGTGGCGGGCGGCGGCAGGGAGATGCTCGACCTCCTGTTCCAGGACACCGGCGCCACCAGCTTCGGCGAGGTGTACGCGCGGCTGGAGGAACCCGGGGCGCCCGCGCGCGTCCGTCCGCTGGACCCGCTGCGCACCAGCCGCAGCACGCCCCGCGAGATGACCCGGCTGCTGTCGCTGATCTGGCGGGACGAGGCGGCGCCGCCCGCGCAGTGCGCGGCGATGCGCCGGATGTTCGGGCTGCAGGTGTGGCCGCACCGCCTCTCGTCCGGGTTCCCGTTCGAGGACGTCGTCGTCAGCGGCAAGACCGGGACACTGCCGACCGTCCGCAACGAGGTGGGGGTCGTCGAGTACCCGGACGGCGGCCGGTACGCGGTCGCGGTGTTCACCCGCACGCCCGTCCCGCTGGCCGTCCACCCGCAGGGCGACGCCGTGATCGGGACGGCCGCCCGCATCGCCGTCGAGCACCTGCGCGGCGGACCGGCCGGCTGA
- a CDS encoding LysR family transcriptional regulator, whose amino-acid sequence MNVVGHLHCFVIVAEELHFGHAAERLGMAQPPLSQRIQRLEKELGVRLFDRTSRKVELTAAGRLLLEDARDILSRVERVYDLAERARLGEVGTVRAGLPSDLGGPPVAALIAAFRERRPDLRLELREISTAEQIGALRDGTLDAGVVRHPCDARDLELGPLLGQPVGVLLPADAGLAAAPEVHLSDLAGHDLVTFPRDEAPGAHDDLLAGCRRHGYAPPAVHEARHPQFALGLVLAGTAVAVVPRIADPGGGAVWRPLHGEPLTWRTSCAWRRTADAEHARAIADFTAVATAVLRREAGMAPLDAAPAPARRVLRPSSGFLA is encoded by the coding sequence GTGAACGTTGTGGGGCATTTGCACTGCTTCGTCATCGTCGCCGAGGAACTGCACTTCGGTCACGCGGCGGAGCGGCTCGGCATGGCCCAGCCGCCGCTGAGCCAGCGGATCCAGCGACTGGAGAAGGAACTCGGAGTGCGGCTGTTCGACCGGACGAGCCGGAAGGTGGAGCTCACCGCGGCGGGGCGGCTCCTGCTGGAGGACGCCCGTGACATCCTCTCCCGCGTGGAACGCGTCTACGACCTGGCCGAACGCGCCCGGCTGGGCGAGGTCGGCACCGTCCGGGCCGGGCTGCCGAGCGACCTGGGCGGCCCCCCGGTCGCCGCGCTGATCGCCGCGTTCCGCGAGCGCCGCCCCGACCTGCGCCTCGAACTCCGGGAGATCTCCACCGCCGAGCAGATCGGCGCGCTCCGCGACGGGACGCTCGACGCGGGCGTCGTCCGGCACCCCTGCGACGCCCGCGACCTGGAGCTCGGCCCGCTGCTCGGCCAGCCCGTCGGGGTGCTGCTGCCCGCCGACGCCGGCCTCGCCGCCGCCCCCGAGGTGCACCTGTCCGACCTCGCCGGGCACGACCTCGTGACGTTCCCCCGCGACGAGGCGCCCGGCGCCCACGACGACCTCCTCGCCGGGTGCCGCCGGCACGGGTACGCGCCGCCCGCCGTCCACGAGGCGCGGCACCCGCAGTTCGCGCTCGGGCTCGTCCTCGCCGGGACGGCCGTGGCGGTCGTCCCCCGCATCGCCGATCCGGGCGGCGGGGCGGTGTGGCGCCCGCTGCACGGCGAGCCGCTGACCTGGCGGACGTCCTGCGCGTGGCGGCGCACCGCCGACGCCGAGCACGCGCGGGCGATCGCCGACTTCACCGCCGTCGCGACCGCGGTGCTGCGCCGGGAGGCCGGGATGGCGCCGCTGGACGCCGCGCCCGCCCCCGCCCGCCGCGTGCTGCGCCCGTCCTCGGGGTTCCTGGCGTGA